In Aegilops tauschii subsp. strangulata cultivar AL8/78 chromosome 3, Aet v6.0, whole genome shotgun sequence, one genomic interval encodes:
- the LOC120962034 gene encoding uncharacterized protein, which translates to MAGRKETALNLAKFVDKGVQVKLTGGRQVTGTLKGYDLLLNLVLDEAVESEREGELEELEKGVEPAWERLVHPLERIVDRMNVVDHIKAVKDSPDLCAAVEDVQVVSSSVTPPVIWTNEAVDWLAHHQMMMLSLYFLLLHELILMNAACFAQADKDTS; encoded by the exons ATG GCGGGGCGCAAGGAGACGGCGCTCAACCTGGCCAAGTTTGTCGACAAGGGCGTCCAGGTCAAGCTCACCGGCGGCCGCCAAG TTACAGGAACTTTAAAGGGATATGACCTACTGCTGAACTTAGTGCTGGATGAAGCAGTCGAGTCTGAAAGA GAGGGTGAGCTGGAGGAGCTTGAGAAGGGTGTGGAGCCTGCGTGGGAGCGCTTGGTCCACCCGCTCGAGCGCATCGTCGATAGGATGAACGTCGTTGACCACATCAAGGCTGTCAAGGACTCGCCCGACCTTTGTGCCGCCGTCGAGGATGTCCAGGTAGTCTCTTCTTCTGTCACGCCGCCTGTGATCTGGACGAACGAAGCCGTTGATTGGTTAGCGCATCATCAGATGATGATGCTGTCTCTGTATTTCCTCTTGCTCCATGAATTAATCCTGATGAATGCTGCTTGTTTTGCACAAGCTGACAAGGACACTAGCTAG